The following are from one region of the Cytobacillus firmus genome:
- a CDS encoding RNA polymerase sigma factor encodes MKKPSMDMREICRLYNKRLYHIAYSITRDHYLAQDVVQETLIKAYKKMDSIDDQDKLGSWLSSIATRTAIDFVRKERRTNERIQDSVDFENCMQSRYSDTGQEAEINMLQEQIYAYVDSLSYEQKRVFLLKTKHGLKEREIADLLHLNPNTVKTKLYRVRQHLREILVDRNLA; translated from the coding sequence GTGAAAAAACCTTCAATGGATATGAGGGAAATCTGCAGACTCTACAATAAGCGGCTTTATCATATTGCTTACAGCATAACCAGGGATCATTATCTGGCGCAGGATGTGGTACAGGAAACACTGATCAAGGCTTATAAAAAAATGGACAGCATAGATGATCAGGATAAGCTGGGATCATGGTTATCATCAATAGCGACCAGAACCGCAATAGATTTTGTGCGAAAAGAAAGAAGGACTAATGAGAGGATACAGGATTCCGTCGATTTTGAAAACTGCATGCAAAGCAGGTACAGCGATACCGGGCAGGAAGCAGAGATCAATATGCTTCAGGAGCAGATATACGCTTATGTGGATTCACTCTCCTATGAACAAAAAAGGGTTTTCCTGCTTAAAACAAAGCATGGACTGAAGGAAAGAGAAATAGCGGACCTTCTCCATCTCAACCCAAACACTGTCAAAACAAAACTATATCGGGTCAGACAGCATCTGAGAGAAATTCTTGTGGATCGGAATTTGGCATAG
- a CDS encoding ABC transporter ATP-binding protein: MIKIRNVRKSFEEMDAVEDVCIEVNKGSIYGLLGSNGAGKTTLLKLLAGIYAEDEGSIAIDGQPVFENPQMKNKIFFIQDHPYFLPQYTVKQMAQFYKNIYSKWDEDRFEDLAAIFEMDIHKKIHRFSKGIQRQAAFILALSARPEVLILDEPMDGLDPVMRKKVKSLLIDEVAEREMTILISSHNLREVEDLCDFIGIMHNGRMILEKDLDDLKTDTHKIQVAFKGSVPAIFDPLKILHKEKRGSIMICIVKGDAKEISSYVQQFKPVIFDMLPLTLEEIFIYEMGDIGYAVQNILD, from the coding sequence ATGATCAAAATCCGTAATGTGCGAAAATCTTTTGAGGAGATGGATGCTGTCGAAGATGTCTGCATCGAAGTGAATAAAGGGTCCATATACGGCTTGCTTGGATCCAATGGAGCCGGAAAGACAACACTTTTAAAGCTGTTGGCAGGCATTTATGCAGAGGATGAAGGAAGCATTGCCATTGACGGCCAGCCGGTGTTCGAAAACCCGCAAATGAAAAATAAGATCTTTTTTATTCAGGATCATCCCTATTTTCTGCCTCAATATACCGTTAAGCAGATGGCGCAATTCTATAAAAATATTTACAGCAAGTGGGATGAAGATCGCTTTGAAGATCTGGCTGCCATTTTTGAAATGGATATACATAAAAAGATTCATAGATTTTCCAAAGGCATTCAGCGTCAGGCTGCTTTTATCCTTGCTTTGTCTGCCAGGCCGGAAGTGTTAATTTTGGATGAGCCTATGGACGGGCTTGATCCCGTAATGAGGAAGAAAGTGAAAAGCCTGCTGATCGATGAGGTTGCTGAAAGAGAAATGACCATTCTTATTTCCTCTCATAATTTGCGGGAAGTTGAGGATCTATGTGATTTTATAGGCATAATGCATAATGGGCGTATGATTCTGGAAAAAGATCTTGATGATCTTAAAACAGATACACATAAAATTCAGGTTGCCTTTAAAGGATCTGTACCAGCCATTTTCGATCCGCTGAAAATCCTTCATAAAGAAAAAAGAGGCAGCATCATGATCTGCATTGTAAAGGGAGATGCAAAGGAAATATCGTCATATGTTCAACAATTTAAACCAGTGATTTTCGATATGCTTCCCCTGACATTAGAGGAGATTTTCATTTATGAAATGGGGGACATTGGATATGCAGTCCAAAACATCCTTGATTAA
- a CDS encoding fumarylacetoacetate hydrolase family protein, which yields MKFTRYEVNGAVHAGVLEDGMIKEIKGDIFGDWEYTGQSFSQNEAKQLAPLVPNQIIGIGANYVSEKADLPETLPEIPVFFFKPVSSVIGPDEDIIIPEGIEEVKFESELAVVIGREAKNVAESDVLNYVFGYTVGNDVTAPQFFHNDGHWTIGKSFDSFTPLGPVIETELDPFEIKVEAKLNGTEKQNSSTDLMIIPIRKMISYLSNVMTLKPGDVILTGSPVGAEMVRSGDVIECEIKEIGTLRNTFAVARESAKTV from the coding sequence ATGAAATTTACAAGATATGAAGTTAATGGAGCAGTACATGCAGGAGTATTAGAAGACGGTATGATTAAAGAAATTAAAGGGGATATTTTCGGAGATTGGGAGTATACAGGCCAGAGCTTTTCGCAGAATGAAGCAAAACAGCTTGCACCCCTGGTTCCTAATCAGATCATAGGAATTGGAGCCAACTATGTGTCCGAAAAAGCGGATTTGCCTGAGACTCTCCCTGAAATTCCTGTATTCTTCTTCAAGCCTGTATCTTCAGTTATTGGACCAGATGAGGATATTATCATTCCTGAAGGCATTGAAGAGGTGAAATTCGAATCAGAACTGGCTGTCGTCATTGGCAGAGAAGCAAAAAATGTAGCAGAGTCAGATGTACTTAATTATGTTTTCGGCTACACAGTGGGGAATGATGTTACTGCTCCGCAATTTTTCCATAATGATGGACATTGGACAATTGGCAAATCCTTTGACAGTTTTACTCCGCTGGGTCCTGTAATCGAAACTGAACTGGATCCGTTTGAGATAAAGGTTGAAGCAAAATTAAACGGCACAGAAAAGCAGAACAGCAGCACAGATCTTATGATTATCCCAATCCGCAAAATGATTTCATACCTGTCTAACGTCATGACACTGAAGCCGGGTGACGTAATCCTTACAGGAAGTCCTGTTGGAGCTGAGATGGTCAGGTCTGGTGATGTTATCGAATGTGAAATCAAAGAGATTGGAACACTGCGCAATACATTTGCAGTGGCACGTGAAAGCGCAAAAACGGTATAA
- a CDS encoding acyl-CoA dehydrogenase family protein yields the protein MAATYLQEEHEIFRESLRKFLEKEAYPNYDKWEADRIIPREFWRKMGEQGFLCPDIEEKYGGSNVDWGFSVIINEELERVGSGMVGIGLHNDIVVPYITAYGTDEQKERWLPKCAAGEIITAIAMTEPGAGSDLAGIRTTARLDGDHYIVNGEKTFITNGIHSDLIIIACKTDPHAVPRHKGVSLLAVERGTDGFSRGRKLNKVGLHCQDTAELVFEDCRVPKENLIGEEGKGFLYLMDKLQQERLVVAIAAQVAAEEMLSLTINYVKNRDAFGKPVSQFQNTQFKIAEMATDIEMGRVFLDQLISEHMAGINVVTKVSMAKWKLTENARKIAAECMQLHGGYGYMEEYEIARRFRDIPVASIYAGTNEIMKTIIAKNMGLSQSNGQ from the coding sequence ATGGCTGCGACATACCTGCAGGAAGAGCATGAAATTTTTAGAGAATCTCTGCGAAAGTTCTTAGAGAAAGAAGCCTATCCGAATTATGACAAATGGGAAGCGGATAGAATCATTCCCCGTGAGTTTTGGCGCAAGATGGGGGAGCAGGGTTTTTTATGCCCTGATATTGAAGAAAAGTATGGCGGAAGCAATGTTGATTGGGGCTTCTCAGTCATTATCAATGAAGAACTTGAACGGGTTGGCTCAGGGATGGTGGGAATTGGGCTCCACAATGATATCGTCGTCCCATACATTACTGCTTATGGAACTGATGAACAAAAGGAAAGGTGGCTGCCGAAGTGTGCTGCGGGTGAAATCATTACAGCAATCGCCATGACCGAACCTGGCGCCGGCTCTGATTTAGCAGGCATCAGAACGACTGCAAGGCTTGATGGGGACCATTACATAGTGAATGGCGAAAAGACCTTTATTACCAATGGAATTCATTCCGATTTAATCATCATAGCCTGTAAAACAGACCCCCATGCAGTCCCCCGGCATAAAGGCGTCAGCCTGCTTGCGGTCGAGAGGGGAACAGATGGGTTTTCAAGAGGGAGGAAATTAAACAAGGTCGGTCTTCATTGTCAGGATACGGCAGAGTTAGTTTTCGAAGATTGCAGGGTTCCGAAAGAAAATCTGATCGGTGAAGAAGGAAAAGGTTTTCTATATTTAATGGATAAGCTGCAGCAGGAAAGGCTTGTCGTGGCAATTGCTGCTCAGGTAGCTGCCGAAGAAATGCTTAGTTTAACAATAAATTATGTAAAGAATCGCGACGCATTCGGAAAACCGGTCAGCCAGTTTCAGAACACTCAATTTAAAATAGCCGAAATGGCAACAGATATTGAGATGGGAAGGGTATTTCTTGATCAACTGATCTCAGAGCATATGGCAGGAATAAATGTAGTTACAAAGGTCTCCATGGCGAAATGGAAGCTGACAGAAAATGCCCGCAAGATTGCAGCTGAATGCATGCAGCTTCATGGCGGCTATGGCTATATGGAAGAATACGAGATTGCAAGGAGGTTCAGAGATATACCAGTCGCCAGCATATATGCAGGCACAAATGAAATCATGAAAACGATCATTGCGAAGAACATGGGTTTATCGCAGTCTAACGGGCAGTAA
- a CDS encoding DUF6449 domain-containing protein, whose amino-acid sequence MKWGTLDMQSKTSLIKREIIKTIFRSVGWISIVYFLGLFFAIPLDIIMNSSEEQRKFLDIDNLFQYNFQLQFILSISVPVALSVFLFRYTQVKQYSDLMHSLPVKRESIFHQYALAGIILLNLPVLLIAMIVMVLYQPMDLQDFYSVGEILNWLAITLLFNTVIYLAGVSVGMLTGLSAVQGVLTYIFLLLPVGLIILISINLPFYLFGFPGQYYMTSKFEKFSPLIAFTQMNMRTPSNVETAVYLILIVSLYFLGLQIYKRRKMEAVSHALVFPITKPIFKFGVTFCTMLLGGGYFGEMQGGTSWIIAGYVFGALIGYAAAEMVLQKSWRVTIHVKGLMVYTAIMAALFLLFQFDLTQYEKSIPRGNEIERVHFSESFHLYNDIDHEQPLYLKEYENIDLVRRFHEKLVKDENRQAQVSGRGSVFIVYELKNGEKLIRNYSINKREYKPFLKLIYESDEYKMATNEIYQVSADDTTKITITPSGPVSKHAVITDKEELKEAVELLTEEVDAASYEELQGINEPYAHIEIYYNDSKKAYMSWNRSYTRFEKWLEEKSLLNDAKVNSNDISYALAVKAEDIDINFAAGYSYDEVFEEMNDSKTSIKITDKEQIESGLRNSNGYIEGDYIIAFYFDEQRSIDIKSFTEKTVPDFIKERFQ is encoded by the coding sequence ATGAAATGGGGGACATTGGATATGCAGTCCAAAACATCCTTGATTAAAAGGGAAATTATAAAAACGATCTTCAGAAGTGTCGGCTGGATTTCCATTGTGTATTTTCTCGGTCTGTTCTTTGCCATTCCTCTTGATATCATAATGAATTCTTCAGAGGAACAGCGGAAATTCCTGGACATTGACAATCTGTTTCAATACAACTTCCAGCTGCAATTTATCTTGAGTATATCAGTACCGGTGGCCTTGTCTGTGTTCTTATTCAGGTATACACAGGTAAAACAATATAGCGATTTAATGCACAGCCTCCCGGTTAAAAGGGAATCCATTTTCCATCAATATGCTTTAGCTGGAATCATACTATTAAATTTGCCGGTTTTACTCATTGCAATGATTGTCATGGTTCTTTACCAGCCAATGGATTTGCAGGATTTTTATTCAGTGGGGGAGATCCTCAATTGGTTGGCCATCACGCTTTTATTTAATACTGTGATTTACCTGGCCGGTGTTTCTGTTGGAATGCTGACGGGATTATCGGCGGTACAGGGTGTGTTAACGTATATTTTTCTCCTGCTCCCTGTAGGCCTGATCATTTTAATTTCTATTAATTTGCCATTCTATTTATTCGGTTTTCCAGGCCAATACTATATGACAAGCAAATTTGAAAAGTTCTCTCCCTTGATTGCATTTACTCAGATGAATATGCGTACACCGTCAAATGTGGAGACTGCCGTTTATCTCATACTTATTGTGTCTTTGTATTTTCTTGGCTTGCAGATCTATAAAAGGAGAAAAATGGAGGCCGTTTCCCACGCGCTTGTTTTTCCTATAACAAAGCCCATTTTCAAATTTGGTGTAACGTTTTGCACGATGCTTCTTGGGGGCGGTTATTTCGGTGAGATGCAGGGCGGAACGAGCTGGATAATAGCGGGATATGTGTTTGGAGCGTTGATTGGATATGCAGCGGCCGAAATGGTTCTTCAAAAATCATGGCGAGTGACTATTCATGTAAAAGGATTGATGGTCTATACAGCCATAATGGCGGCTTTATTCCTCTTATTCCAATTTGACTTGACTCAGTATGAAAAAAGCATACCGAGGGGAAATGAAATTGAGCGGGTTCATTTCAGCGAGAGTTTTCACCTTTATAATGATATTGATCATGAGCAGCCGCTATATTTAAAAGAATACGAGAATATTGATTTGGTCAGAAGGTTTCATGAAAAGCTTGTAAAGGATGAAAACAGACAGGCGCAGGTTTCTGGCCGCGGTTCCGTTTTTATTGTGTATGAACTTAAGAATGGCGAAAAGCTGATCCGCAATTACAGCATTAACAAAAGGGAATATAAGCCATTTCTTAAGCTGATTTATGAATCGGATGAATATAAAATGGCAACAAATGAAATCTATCAGGTATCAGCAGATGATACTACGAAAATCACGATTACCCCGTCCGGGCCAGTTTCAAAACATGCTGTCATTACAGATAAAGAAGAACTAAAAGAAGCTGTTGAGCTATTGACTGAGGAAGTGGATGCTGCTTCTTATGAGGAGCTTCAGGGAATTAACGAGCCATATGCGCATATTGAAATTTATTATAATGACAGCAAAAAAGCTTATATGAGCTGGAATCGTTCTTATACCAGATTTGAGAAATGGCTGGAAGAAAAGTCATTGCTGAATGATGCAAAAGTGAATAGCAATGATATATCGTATGCACTGGCTGTAAAAGCGGAGGATATCGATATCAACTTTGCGGCAGGGTACTCTTATGATGAAGTTTTTGAAGAGATGAATGACAGCAAAACCTCCATCAAAATTACGGATAAGGAACAAATAGAAAGCGGTTTGAGGAATTCAAACGGATACATTGAAGGAGACTACATTATTGCCTTCTATTTTGATGAACAAAGATCAATTGATATTAAGAGCTTTACTGAAAAAACAGTGCCGGATTTTATAAAAGAACGGTTTCAATAA
- a CDS encoding 3-hydroxyacyl-CoA dehydrogenase — MELKECRAIITGGASGLGEATVRKITGCGGKVLIADLAEDRAAHLIRELGENVLFMKTDVTKEEDVQRAVAFASEQFGSINTAVNCAGIGIAAKLLGRKGVHSLDMFQNVIMINLIGTFNVIRLAAEQMAKNDPNEEGERGVIINTASVAAFEGQIGQAAYSASKGGVVGMTLPIARELSGYGIRVMTIAPGLFNTPMFESLPQEARDSLGKMVPFPSRLGYPEEYARLAESILVNPMLNGETIRLDGGIRMQAK; from the coding sequence ATGGAATTGAAAGAATGCAGAGCTATAATTACGGGTGGTGCTTCGGGGCTTGGGGAGGCGACAGTGAGAAAAATAACCGGATGCGGAGGGAAGGTCCTTATTGCAGATTTGGCGGAAGATCGGGCGGCACATCTAATCAGGGAACTGGGTGAAAATGTTCTTTTTATGAAAACGGATGTTACAAAAGAAGAAGACGTACAGAGGGCAGTGGCATTTGCTTCTGAACAATTTGGCAGTATTAATACTGCAGTTAACTGCGCCGGCATCGGAATTGCCGCAAAGCTGCTGGGCCGAAAAGGCGTCCATTCTCTGGACATGTTCCAAAACGTCATTATGATAAATCTGATTGGGACTTTTAATGTCATTCGTCTGGCTGCAGAACAAATGGCAAAGAATGACCCGAATGAAGAAGGAGAAAGAGGTGTGATTATTAATACGGCTTCAGTCGCAGCATTTGAAGGACAAATTGGCCAGGCAGCCTATAGTGCATCCAAAGGCGGAGTGGTTGGCATGACCCTGCCGATCGCCAGGGAGCTTTCGGGTTATGGGATTCGTGTAATGACGATTGCCCCTGGATTGTTTAACACTCCCATGTTTGAATCACTGCCTCAGGAGGCGAGGGATTCATTGGGGAAAATGGTGCCTTTTCCTTCAAGGCTTGGATATCCTGAGGAGTATGCCAGACTGGCTGAAAGTATATTAGTGAATCCGATGCTGAATGGAGAGACGATCAGGCTGGATGGGGGCATCCGAATGCAGGCGAAGTAA
- a CDS encoding GntR family transcriptional regulator has product MFELDVRSRKPIYEQLVERLKELIITEVLTADEQLPSVRTLAQQLTINPNTIQKAYRELESQGYIYSIKGKGSFVSAATPNLNSEKIEKVKNELSKLLSEALYLGITKNELYKLIQEIEAAIGGGIEDDQNP; this is encoded by the coding sequence ATGTTTGAATTGGATGTAAGGAGCCGAAAACCTATATATGAACAGCTGGTTGAGCGGCTTAAAGAGCTGATCATCACAGAGGTCTTAACAGCAGATGAACAGCTGCCTTCCGTTCGCACGCTGGCCCAGCAGCTGACGATCAATCCTAATACCATTCAGAAGGCATATAGGGAACTTGAGTCCCAGGGCTATATTTATTCCATAAAAGGGAAGGGCAGTTTTGTCAGTGCAGCGACACCCAATCTGAACAGCGAAAAAATAGAAAAAGTGAAAAATGAACTTTCAAAGCTTTTATCAGAAGCTTTATACCTTGGAATCACAAAAAATGAATTATACAAGCTCATACAGGAAATAGAAGCAGCTATAGGGGGAGGGATAGAAGATGATCAAAATCCGTAA
- a CDS encoding thiolase family protein — protein sequence MREAVIVEGVRTPVGRKNGLLKDIRADDLAAEALKALVKRAGLKPEMIDDVILGCVSQIGEQTGDIARVAALIAGFPIEVPGTTIDRQCGSSQQAVHFAAQAILAGDMDIVIAGGVESMSRVPIGSSYQGVGFSEKLKDRHEIIHQGLSAERIAEKYGFTRDELDRYSFESHQKALKAQAEGRFKREIASLNVTMSDGQLLTVTEDAGPRKETSLEALASLKTVFKENGVIHAGNSSQISDGAAALLIMSCEKAEELGMKPRFKILARTAVGSDPTLMLTGPIPATENALNKAGLAIEDIDVFEVNEAFAPVPLAWLKETGADPAKLNPNGGAIALGHPLGGSGARLMVTMMHELERTGGRYGLQTMCEGLGMANATIIERLD from the coding sequence ATGCGTGAAGCTGTCATTGTCGAAGGGGTCAGAACACCAGTAGGAAGAAAAAACGGCTTACTAAAGGACATCAGGGCGGATGATTTGGCTGCAGAAGCACTAAAGGCACTTGTGAAACGTGCAGGCCTGAAGCCCGAAATGATTGATGATGTCATTCTTGGCTGTGTCTCGCAAATAGGCGAGCAAACAGGGGATATTGCAAGGGTCGCTGCATTGATCGCAGGTTTTCCGATTGAAGTGCCGGGTACAACCATAGACCGCCAATGCGGATCCAGCCAGCAGGCTGTTCATTTTGCAGCTCAGGCTATTTTAGCAGGGGATATGGATATTGTGATCGCAGGAGGGGTGGAAAGCATGTCCCGTGTTCCTATCGGCTCCAGCTATCAGGGGGTTGGTTTCAGTGAAAAACTGAAAGACAGACATGAAATCATCCACCAGGGCTTATCAGCTGAACGCATTGCTGAAAAATATGGATTTACAAGAGATGAGCTGGACCGCTATTCATTTGAGAGTCATCAGAAGGCTTTAAAAGCCCAGGCTGAAGGCCGGTTTAAGAGAGAAATTGCATCATTAAATGTGACAATGTCTGATGGACAGCTTTTGACTGTAACAGAAGACGCCGGGCCAAGAAAGGAAACCTCTCTGGAAGCATTGGCAAGCTTAAAAACTGTTTTTAAAGAGAATGGTGTGATTCATGCAGGAAATTCCAGCCAAATCAGCGATGGAGCTGCAGCCCTATTAATAATGTCGTGTGAAAAGGCAGAGGAGCTTGGAATGAAACCAAGGTTCAAAATTCTAGCACGTACGGCAGTAGGCTCAGATCCTACATTAATGCTGACTGGACCAATACCCGCAACAGAAAACGCGTTAAATAAAGCAGGACTGGCTATTGAGGACATCGATGTATTCGAAGTGAACGAAGCATTCGCTCCTGTACCGCTTGCCTGGCTGAAAGAAACAGGTGCGGATCCGGCAAAGCTTAACCCAAATGGGGGTGCCATTGCACTCGGCCATCCTTTAGGCGGAAGCGGTGCACGGCTGATGGTCACCATGATGCATGAACTCGAAAGAACAGGAGGGCGCTATGGACTGCAGACGATGTGTGAAGGTCTTGGGATGGCGAATGCGACTATTATTGAACGATTAGATTGA
- a CDS encoding IclR family transcriptional regulator, translating into MERENMVKSVSRALDIITLISLKKNGLGVTEIANQIDINKSSVYRILSTLVQYGYIEQDTETGKYKLGYKFLEISSKLLESIDLRAEARPFLQELENETNEVIHLVVYDQGEVVYIEKLEGNETLRMHSKVGKRAPMHCTSVGKAILAHLPSSIVFDILERKGMPVHTDKTITDKDEFMKELGQVRQKGYALDLEENEYGITCVAVPIFDHLGKVIAAVSISGPTMRMTDDRLDALKSIMVKTGKDISTRLGHFS; encoded by the coding sequence GTGGAAAGAGAAAATATGGTCAAGTCCGTCAGCAGGGCGCTGGATATAATTACATTGATCAGCCTGAAAAAAAACGGTCTAGGCGTTACGGAAATTGCGAATCAGATAGACATCAACAAAAGCTCTGTTTATCGTATTCTATCTACCCTTGTTCAGTACGGATATATAGAGCAGGACACTGAAACCGGCAAGTACAAATTAGGGTATAAGTTCCTTGAGATCAGTTCAAAGCTGCTTGAATCAATTGATTTGCGTGCAGAAGCAAGGCCATTTCTGCAGGAGCTTGAAAATGAAACAAATGAAGTCATTCATTTAGTCGTTTATGATCAGGGAGAGGTTGTGTACATCGAGAAGCTTGAGGGCAATGAGACATTAAGGATGCATTCGAAAGTCGGGAAACGCGCTCCCATGCATTGCACATCAGTCGGCAAAGCCATTCTGGCTCATCTGCCTTCAAGCATTGTTTTTGATATTCTTGAGAGAAAAGGGATGCCGGTCCATACAGATAAAACCATAACGGATAAAGACGAATTCATGAAAGAATTGGGGCAGGTTAGACAAAAAGGATATGCCCTGGATCTGGAAGAAAATGAATACGGGATTACGTGTGTTGCCGTTCCTATTTTTGACCACCTTGGCAAGGTTATTGCAGCAGTCAGTATTTCAGGACCAACCATGAGGATGACAGATGATAGGCTTGATGCATTAAAATCCATAATGGTAAAGACAGGAAAAGATATTTCCACACGTCTGGGCCATTTTAGCTGA
- a CDS encoding L-lactate permease gives MSTGMLALLSLLPIIAVAVFLVGLRWPASKAMPISYLVAVVLALFVWEVSGATVAAASINGLVVAGTLLYIIFGAILLLNTLQESGGLMTIRQGFTDISPDRRIQVIIIAWLFGSFIEGASGFGTPAAVAVPLLVGLGFPAMAAVIAGMVIQSTPVSFGAVGTPMLVGVQTGLSGNASLTDNLLGLVTQIAGQVAILHMIAGTLIPLFVVALMTRFFGKNKSFTEGIKVWKFALFAAFAMTIPYVIVANVLGPEFPSMIGGLAGLAIVVFAAKKGFLMPPKVQVWDFEEKSKWDPEWTGKLEIKAVAHKSGSMSMMRAWTPYVLVGLFLVLSRLKSLPFLEWLQAWTVKFENIFDSGITSSFQPLYLPGTIFILVSVITYFIHGMNSSSYKKAWADSGKTTVAASTALIFTVPMVQVFINTGGGEAGYNQMPIELANGAAALAGEFWPFFATFIGGIGAFIAGSNTVSNMMFALFQYDVGSQIGVDATWIVALQAVGGAAGNMICVHNVVAASAVVGLVGKEGAVIRKTLFPFFYYALLAGSVGYSIVWYSQKGIFNIGSFIAVAIAVAAVYIIATNNRRSNMILPPPPVNVKSAK, from the coding sequence TTGAGTACTGGAATGTTAGCTTTATTATCTTTATTGCCGATTATTGCAGTTGCAGTATTTCTTGTCGGATTGAGATGGCCGGCAAGTAAGGCGATGCCAATCTCATACCTTGTTGCAGTAGTGCTTGCTTTATTTGTATGGGAGGTTTCGGGAGCCACAGTTGCTGCTGCTTCCATCAATGGTCTGGTTGTAGCCGGAACACTTCTTTATATTATTTTCGGCGCTATTCTGCTTCTGAATACCCTTCAGGAAAGCGGCGGCTTAATGACCATCCGGCAGGGCTTTACAGATATTTCGCCTGACCGCCGAATACAAGTGATTATCATCGCCTGGCTGTTTGGTTCTTTCATTGAAGGCGCATCCGGGTTTGGTACTCCAGCCGCAGTAGCTGTTCCGCTGTTAGTTGGCCTTGGATTTCCGGCTATGGCCGCAGTTATTGCCGGAATGGTCATTCAAAGTACACCGGTGTCATTTGGTGCTGTAGGGACACCTATGCTTGTCGGCGTTCAGACCGGTTTATCTGGCAATGCCAGCCTTACCGATAACCTGCTTGGATTAGTAACTCAAATCGCAGGACAAGTAGCTATTCTCCACATGATTGCGGGCACATTGATTCCTTTATTTGTAGTAGCTTTAATGACAAGATTTTTCGGCAAAAATAAATCATTTACAGAAGGGATAAAAGTCTGGAAGTTTGCACTTTTTGCAGCTTTTGCCATGACTATCCCTTATGTTATTGTCGCAAATGTCCTTGGACCTGAATTCCCATCAATGATCGGGGGATTAGCTGGTTTAGCAATTGTTGTTTTTGCAGCAAAAAAAGGCTTTCTTATGCCGCCTAAAGTTCAGGTTTGGGATTTCGAAGAGAAATCCAAGTGGGATCCCGAATGGACTGGAAAGCTGGAAATTAAAGCTGTTGCTCACAAGAGCGGAAGCATGAGCATGATGCGTGCATGGACTCCTTATGTTTTAGTTGGCCTGTTTTTAGTATTGTCGAGGTTGAAATCGCTTCCGTTTTTGGAATGGCTTCAGGCATGGACGGTCAAATTTGAAAACATTTTTGATTCCGGCATCACTTCAAGCTTCCAGCCGCTGTATTTGCCGGGTACGATTTTTATACTTGTATCTGTTATCACTTATTTTATCCATGGAATGAATTCCAGTTCATACAAAAAAGCCTGGGCAGATTCGGGAAAGACCACTGTAGCTGCTTCAACAGCTTTAATTTTCACAGTTCCGATGGTACAGGTATTTATCAACACCGGAGGGGGAGAAGCAGGCTATAATCAGATGCCGATAGAGCTCGCGAATGGTGCTGCGGCTCTTGCGGGAGAATTCTGGCCGTTCTTTGCCACCTTCATTGGAGGCATCGGTGCCTTTATTGCAGGAAGTAATACCGTCAGTAATATGATGTTTGCACTATTCCAGTATGATGTCGGCTCGCAGATCGGGGTGGATGCTACCTGGATTGTAGCCCTTCAGGCAGTCGGAGGAGCAGCTGGAAACATGATTTGTGTGCATAACGTTGTTGCTGCATCAGCTGTTGTGGGTCTTGTTGGAAAAGAAGGTGCTGTCATCCGTAAAACGTTGTTCCCATTCTTCTACTATGCTTTGCTGGCAGGATCTGTAGGTTACTCGATTGTCTGGTATTCGCAAAAAGGGATATTCAATATCGGTTCCTTCATTGCAGTTGCCATTGCAGTTGCAGCTGTTTATATAATTGCAACAAATAACAGGCGTTCCAACATGATTTTGCCTCCGCCGCCGGTGAATGTGAAATCTGCTAAATAA